The following coding sequences are from one Candidatus Acidiferrales bacterium window:
- the rplC gene encoding 50S ribosomal protein L3, producing the protein MAVNGILGIKLGMTQVFGEDGTSIPCTVLQAGPCVVVERRSKDKHGYDAVQLGLVEFIKPQRVNKAMTGHFKKAGVAPMRFLGEFRLEESKDETKTGDRVLVDGFKVGELVDVAGISKGRGFAGGVKRWHYAGGDNTHGSMFHRAPGGIGASSFPSRVWKNQHFPGHLGNVRKTSKNLRVVKIDTDENLLLVRGAVPGPAGAYIYIHKAKKSE; encoded by the coding sequence ATGGCAGTCAACGGAATATTGGGAATCAAGTTGGGAATGACGCAGGTCTTCGGCGAAGACGGCACGTCGATTCCATGCACTGTACTGCAAGCTGGGCCGTGCGTAGTCGTCGAGCGCCGCTCGAAAGACAAGCATGGTTACGACGCGGTGCAGTTGGGGCTCGTGGAATTTATCAAGCCGCAGCGCGTGAATAAAGCCATGACCGGGCACTTCAAAAAGGCCGGCGTTGCGCCCATGCGCTTCCTCGGAGAATTTCGGCTGGAAGAGTCGAAGGATGAAACCAAAACTGGCGACCGCGTGCTCGTCGATGGCTTCAAAGTCGGCGAGCTTGTCGACGTCGCCGGAATCAGCAAAGGCCGCGGCTTCGCCGGCGGCGTCAAGCGCTGGCATTATGCCGGAGGCGACAACACGCACGGTTCGATGTTTCATCGCGCGCCGGGTGGCATTGGGGCGAGTTCGTTTCCGTCGCGTGTCTGGAAGAACCAGCACTTTCCCGGGCATTTGGGAAACGTGCGCAAGACGTCGAAGAATTTGCGCGTCGTGAAAATTGACACGGACGAAAATCTGCTGCTCGTGCGCGGCGCAGTGCCGGGCCCCGCGGGCGCGTACATTTATATTCATAAAGCAAAGAAATCGGAATAG